A single Fusarium oxysporum Fo47 chromosome IV, complete sequence DNA region contains:
- a CDS encoding P-loop containing nucleoside triphosphate hydrolase protein: protein MMTGTPLDNKWSDGYALLSMLHGHPITSFLLFQAAFIQSLSTGPDFPQGFHRQRYIQMLDACSLRRPQSAIQEEFPDIDRKRIVTFPLDPEDRRRSNDAYHMFKKARRPGSKLAGWKYLIQAQQYAYHPMLVELKFERDALARAMRRNEAMETFEQGNEAATDQLVQWKKRLEQDENWLSRRVRVITDVVDQHKDQYPDHSFLIVDESIYFLDIVAIALRNRFEPEPQLEYNGRLGPIDRHFVIKTAFEAKPPQVMLATRATGGQGLNLQCFNVVIQCGPWWNAAWELQARGRVYRPGQKKPVFVYEIRAEDCLIEQHKVKVRDKKDELNSELEDAITRGDTVNLTENDRRQLS from the coding sequence ATGATGACAGGCACACCACTGGACAACAAGTGGAGTGATGGCTATGCCCTTCTCAGTATGCTCCACGGCCATCCAATCACCAGCTTCCTACTCTTTCAGGCAGCGTTCATCCAGAGCTTGTCTACAGGCCCCGACTTCCCTCAAGGCTTCCACAGACAGAGATACATCCAGATGCTCGACGCCTGTAGCCTTCGTCGACCACAGAGCGCAATTCAAGAGGAATTCCCCGACATTGACCGAAAACGCATCGTGACATTCCCTCTCGATCCAGAGGATCGAAGGCGTTCTAATGACGCCTACCACATGTTCAAGAAGGCCAGAAGACCCGGTAGCAAGCTTGCGGGCTGGAAGTATCTTATACAGGCCCAACAGTATGCGTACCACCCTATGCTGGTTGAGCTTAAGTTTGAGAGAGATGCCCTGGCTAGAGCCATGCGCCGCAATGAGGCTATGGAAACGTTCGAGCAAGGCAACGAAGCAGCGACAGATCAGCTCGTTCAGTGGAAGAAACGACTGGAGCAGGACGAGAACTGGCTCTCTCGTCGGGTGAGAGTCATCACGGACGTTGTCGACCAGCACAAAGATCAATATCCCGACCATTCGTTTTTAATCGTGGATGAAAGTATCTACTTCTTGGACATTGTCGCGATTGCCCTCAGGAACAGGTTTGAGCCAGAACCGCAGCTTGAGTACAATGGGCGGCTGGGTCCCATCGACAGACACTTCGTCATCAAGACGGCTTTCGAGGCTAAGCCTCCCCAGGTCATGCTTGCCACCAGAGCTACAGGAGGACAGGGCCTCAATCTACAGTGCTTCAATGTCGTCATTCAGTGTGGGCCGTGGTGGAATGCGGCATGGGAGTTACAGGCAAGGGGACGTGTCTACCGGCCAGGCCAGAAGAAGCCGGTATTTGTGTACGAAATCAGGGCAGAAGATTGTCTCATTGAACAACACAAGGTTAAAGTTCGCGACAAAAAGGACGAGCTGAATAGCGAGTTGGAGGATGCGATCACCCGGGGTGATACCGTCAATCTCACGGAGAACGATCGGAGACAACTCTCTTAA
- a CDS encoding glycoside hydrolase superfamily produces MWSSLLLLGGVSLSIANPIVRQDANPPYRNKTLCLDKRVDDLMSRMSLEDKAGQMFHGRTVVVNNTFDETIEEFVTGKRITHYVLSGGVNDVRGVANWYNKLQRLSQSTPLGIPITISSDPQHGWTDENAVSVVAQGFSRWTEPLGLAALRSPELVRQFAEIAREEYVAVGIRQALHPQVDLATEPRWGRITGTMGEDANLTSALMVEYIKGLQGDKIGPNSVIATTKHFPGGGPMEDGEDSHFPWGKNQTYPGNNRDYHLIPFKAAIAAGTRQMMPYYSRPINTSWEEVAFGFNKGVVNDLLKKELGFDGIVVTDWGIVTTRFWGLEDQTELERARRVLEAGCDIFGGETKPELIIELVNKGLISEARIDESVRKLMKEKFELGLFDNPFVDVDKAERIAGNDYFSRLGNETQRRAFTLLTNKDNVLPLPLSALNAKFYIEGIEPEVMESRNLSVAENPEDADYALLRLASPFKPTTAPGLPAMINNGSLEFNTTEKARQAKIYATLPTVVDIRLNRPAAVPEVAEQAVALFGSYGSSHDAFLDVVFGTDGWGPEGRLPFDLPVSQEAAEVQKEDVPFDVEALFKFGHGLRYKDTCDSS; encoded by the exons ATGTGGTCCAGTCTTCTCCTCCTGGGAGGCGTCTCTTTGAGCATAGCCAACCCAATTGTTCGACAAGATGCCAACCCTCCCTACAGAAACAAGACTCTATGTCTTGACAAGCGTGTTGATGACCTCATGTCCCGCATGTCCCTTGAGGACAAGGCAGGTCAGATGTTCCACGGTCGTACCGTAGTGGTCAACAACACTTTTGACGAGACCATTGAGGAGTTCGTCACCGGCAAGCGTATCACTCACTACGTCCTCAGCGGTGGTGTGAATGATGTTCGCGGTGTTGCAAACTGGTACAATAAACTCCAGAGACTCTCACAGAGCACGCCCCTGGGCATCCCAA TCACAATAAGCAGCGATCCACAGCACGGATGGACTGATGAGAATGCTGTCAGCGTTGTAGCACAGGGTTTCTCTCGATGGACTGAGCCTCTTGGTCTCGCTGCACTGCGATCCCCAGAGCTGGTCCGTCAGTTCGCTGAGATCGCACGTGAGGAGTACGTCGCTGTTGGTATTCGACAGGCACTACATCCTCAAGTCGATCTAGCTACTGAGCCACGCTGGGGCCGTATCACCGGCACCATGGGAGAAGATGCCAACCTCACCAGTGCCTTGATGGTTGAGTACATCAAGGGTCTTCAGGGCGACAAGATCGGTCCCAACTCTGTTATTGCGACCACCAAGCATTTCCCCGGCGGTGGTCCAATGGAGGATGGAGAGGACTCTCACTTTCCCTGG GGCAAGAACCAGACCTACCCTGGTAACAACCGAGACTACCACTTGATCCCCTTCAAGGCCGCCATCGCAGCTGGTACTCGTCAAATGATGCCCTACTACTCTCGTCCCATCAATACGTCGTGGGAAGAAGTTgcctttggcttcaacaAGGGTGTAGTCAACGATCTCCTCAAGAAAGAGCTTGGCTTCGACGGTATTGTTGTTACCGACTGGGGTATCGTCACGACCCGATTCTGGGGTCTCGAAGACCAGACCGAGCTTGAGCGTGCTCGTCGTGTTCTCGAAGCTGGATGCGATATCTTCGGTGGTGAGACCAAGCCCGAGCTTATCATTGAACTCGTCAATAAGGGACTCATCTCGGAGGCCCGCATTGATGAGTCTGTTCGTAAGCTTATGAAGGAGAAGTTTGAACTGGGTCTTTTCGACAACCCCttcgttgatgttgacaagGCCGAGCGTATTGCTGGAAATGACTACTTCAGCCGTCTTGGAAACGAGACACAGCGCCGTGCATTCACCCTTCTCACAAACAAGGATAACgttctccctcttcctctgTCCGCCCTCAACGCCAAGTTCTACATTGAGGGAATTGAGCCCGAAGTCATGGAATCTCGCAATCTCAGTGTCGCCGAGAACCCCGAGGACGCAGACTACGCACTCCTCCGCCTTGCTTCACCCTTCAAGCCCACCACAGCGCCCGGTCTTCCCGCCATGATCAACAACGGCAGTCTCGAGTTCAACACGACCGAAAAAGCCCGCCAGGCCAAGATCTACGCAACACTCCCAACTGTCGTGGACATCAGACTCAACCGACCCGCCGCGGTACCTGAAGTCGCTGAGCAGGCTGTTGCGCTGTTCGGTAGCTACGGTAGCAGCCACGATGCATTCTTGGATGTTGTTTTTGGAACAGACGGGTGGGGTCCTGAGGGAAGACTGCCTTTTGA